Genomic segment of Triticum aestivum cultivar Chinese Spring chromosome 6A, IWGSC CS RefSeq v2.1, whole genome shotgun sequence:
ACTTTAGCTTCAAATTTCGATATCTGATTAAGTCCAACATCACGCCCTTTGCCAACTTGAATGTACTCGTTGTAAGTTATATGTCCACGACGCAAAATGGAATTATACCCTGTAAAGTTAATATTAAATATGAAACTCCTTTGAAAATGGCATGACAAATTTAGTTTTTGAAGGAAAATATTAACTTACCAGCAAATACGTCCTCACTTAAGTTTATAGTTTTAGATGCTTTGCTTATGCCGCCCCTTGTTAAATGAAACATCCGATCAAAAATGTCTGGATGGCCATAGTGAAATCGTACCCTGCAGCCGTGGAAAAGATGATTTGGACCAAAAATAGACTTTATAGAATGGACATACACAATACACTAAATCCTTTAGAAAAAATGCATATATCTAACCTAAATTTTGGCACGGATAAAAAACTTAGCGCATAAGGAATGTGTTCATCGCATCATTGCTAACACTATAAGATCAAATAAGAAGCATGTTCTGACCTAAGGGGGTCAGCAAGGAATCTCTGTCCAATTGTGACGAAGCTTGTCTCTTGGTATGACATGAATCCAGCAAGTGATGAAACACTGCACCAAACAATAATCTCATATTATCCAAAAGACATTGTATGTTTGAAAGCCATGTCAGAAAAACTACAGACCTTCCTGTGAAAATATGCTCTCTAAGCCCGAGGATGGTTGGAGTTTGGTCCCTAGGATGCCTAACAAACTCTTGAAGTACATTTCTCATTTTGTAAGCTTCTTCCAAATAATTGTCCTGATAGCACCGAAATAAGTGGAAAGAAGGTATTTTATGGAGACAAACTATAGAAAAAATGTCCAGTTCATTACCTGATTCATGTCAATCGTTTGTAGGGCCTCTCCACGGGTGAATATAATTGCATGGTTTTGATTTTCAGGCTTCCCTTCTCCAATGATGGGTGGGCCAGGCAGCTTTATACGGTAAATCTCCTATGTAAATAATCAACAAGCAAGAGCATTTGAGGAACTGGATAAAAATAATCATATATTTCTGTGAGAAAGTATATTAATAGTTATGCACGTTATGCTTAACAAAAGATAGTTGACAGACAAAAAATTGGTAGGAAAAAAATAACTGATAAAATTCAAAAGATGATTAATACAAAATATTTAGAGGCTTAGATCTAAAACAGTACAAAATTTTCTGCTTTGATTCTTAAGCTAAGATTATTACCTGGTCTAAGTTATTTTCTGCTTTTATTAAAACAGAGGAATAAACCTTATGAGGCATATTGTCTACTATAATTTCCTTCTCCTCAATGTAGGCAACACGAAGAGCTGGATACCTTCATTGAGCACGCAAGAAGTAGAAATATCAGCACAATTCTAGAGATAATAATTACTCTACAAGTTTATATTTTTCAAACCATACCTTGCCATCAGATCAATAATATCTTGAGCATGCACATCACCATTAGATTTCTGTTCCCCGAACTTTTGACATGAGATGACATATGAAAATTTCATATCCGCAAGGGCATCTAATTCAGTTGATAATGATTGGTGAATGTTTCTCTTATTTTGTTCTCGCTCTGTCCCCACGGGTCCTTTATATAACTCTGCTCATTTAAAAGGATTAAGTTTTGGAAGCATACCAGGTTCCAAATAAATATGAAAACGAGAACGGCAAAATCATCACAGTTGTCTGATAACAATCTGATCAAACTTTAGATGCTAGCTGATCTAAAATTCCACCCATTTTGGAAATCGAGCATCAAAATTTAATGATGAGAGGTTGGAAAGAGTAAGATAAGCTGTAAGTTTCTATGCGCACCTTGGTCATTTGTCCTGTCTAAAAAAGCTTGTAGTCTCAATGcctttctgtaatacatcattccccTAACTAAATAGTACACAATAGAGAGAGTCAGACAGCCTATAGGCGGGAACTTCAGTGATAGTTTACAAAAAAAAATGAGAATAATACTCCATATTACCGGTTCGACTTAGTGTTTGACCACGGAAAGAAGCCCAGTATCTAATGTcttcactttttacatttgtaccaaGCCTTTCCAAGAAATTTGTCCATTCATCTAAAAAATGAGAATGTGGAGTCTTAGTAACAAAATATAACTAACAAAAGCAATTGCAACAAAAAATGGGTGAAAATAGAAATATGGAACATAAGTGACCTGGATATATCTTCTGCATGTAGGAAAGGATGGATGCTTCAtcttgatctgaatgaagctcttCATCTGAAAACTTTACTTCCTCCATGAAGTAGGGAGTTACTATGCTGAACAAATTACATGATGTCAGGATGCCATCAGATGTTCACTATATTTGCTTTCTTCTGTGATTGATATGGACAAGAATTTCCAAAACAAAGAACAATTACAGTTGACAACATAACTCGCCTATATTGATGTAAATGCTCCTACTGGTAAGTGGTCATGATCTTATTGATGGGATTTACTTGAAAAACATAAAGGCCCAAAAAATTCAGAGCTCACAATATTCTGTGGCTTTTGGTTCTATTTGAGTGCTGCACTGAAGTTCTCATCTTTTACAAAGGAATTATGGCCAATTGACGGAGACAACAGTATATGATACCGCCAGGCAGCTACTTCTACAGTTGATAAAAGCATCCATGTTTCAGGTATCACATTTCTCTCAAAACAATGTTTGAATATGTTTTCTTGCTTTTTCCACACACAAAAACCTAAACAATTTTACATCTCTATATGCATTGACAGAACAAACAAGTTATATATGGACATGCCTAAGACTAGGCAATACCTCCACACACTCCACTTTGGTTTAACCCCCTGGCAATAAAGGGTGAGCCCACCGAACCTGCTGCCGCCCAAGTTTTGTGCTCAGTTTTGCTCAATTACTGATGAGGTGGTCCACATCCATCCACTCGCCCTCAAAGTTGCATGTGTTATGGTGTATGCACCCTCTCTAAAACATTACCCCTATTTTTTGCAAGTTTAGCTTCTGCATTCATACTCTTTGCCTACTTGTATAGTTGCATAGGaccattcaacccccccccccccccccccggcggggGCACGCTCTCTGTGGTCCATTAATTGAACTCAATTCTATACCTCAACGCCTCTTGCCTCTTCTCATGTGTTGCTCAATGAGGCCTAAAATGTTTATTTAAATTGTGAAAGCTGAGACCAGTTTCATGCGCCAATCAGTACAACCAAAAGTCTAAACTTAGAATAAGGTTGGTTTATATCCACATATACTTCAACACCTTTTAGTGACGATTTTACAAATACCTTCCCTCAGCCACAAATTAGATCATAGAGCTCATTGACTAATATTAACAAAATTAACCTGAAATAAGTTTTAACAGAATTTGAAAAGCACAAGTATTACCTAAATGACAACATACTGCGTACTTTGGGAGCAGCTGGCATATCCATGAAAAGAGAGGTAGCAAAAAATGAAATGCGTCGGCGAGCCTCTGAATTTGATGGAActtctgcagccttctcttttgtATTAAGTAGTAGGTAGAGACGTTTAACCTGAATATGCCAAATCATCTCATCATTCAGAGAGTTACTACCATTCCTGCACTCTGTCTTAGCTAATGAAGGATTATGTCAGACCTGCTCTTTGAGTGGACCACTGGCAGGAAATGGAAAGCGAATTTTTGATATTGAGCTGATCGACGCAAAGAGCTCTGGTTTGTAGTAATTGAATGCTCCATCGTTATCAGATATCAGTGTCTCAGAAGAATTTATCTGATCCAATACACTGTTGAAAGAGGAGACTGTTATCTAACCACAAAACAAAGGATGTAAAAGCATAGAATGATCACATATATTATATTATTGTTACCTTTGAGCATCGACAAGCATATCTTGGATCAGGGTATCAATGATATCTTGGAGTAAAATTGTCACCTCGTATTGAAGGCTTTGTTTGTTTGAATACTGGGTAACCATTAGGCATAAATTTCACTACATGTGCTGACATAATAGGATTCAATCAAAATATAAGAAGGCCATATACACTCTACCAGAGAAATAGGCTGTCACTCAAATCCCTACAAGCACCCCCTCCAACCCTATGAAAACTAAAATTAGTCTGTCAGCTCCACCCACTGCAATACCTCGTCATCCCCTATGATAGAACTGCTATGTGTTGTATGCTAGTAAGTAACAGGGGATACAAACTGCACGTTGAACGGCAATCAATGTCTTCCAAGAAGAATGATGGTGCGATTTTAAAGTCGTAAGGACTTTGGCTAGTTCACCTTATTCCAGAAAACAATTTCAGTGCCATACTCTTATCTTTCCAAGGAACAAACTTAAGATTCAAACAGATAAAGATAAAAACCTACCCCTACTCTCTGTTTTTCCTTCCTCGTGATGTCAGGATTTCGTAGTTTCTGTTGGTCGTTGTAATTATGGCACTATTATTTGGGCTGAGTTTCCTCTAATATAAATGGCATCCACCTACGTGTTCGAGGAAAAAAAAAACTACCCCTAATTAACGAAGTTAAGAAATCTCAGCCAGCCCTGGGTTGCTGCTGGCTCTCTGGTGCACCATTTCATGGACCACCAAAGCAGCACACGCAAACAAGTATAGTTATCCATTTCCTGAACTCTGGGAACAAACTCCTTCCCCATGCCCATCGGTATTCCTGCAAACTAATTCTGTAATTCTAGCCATCTCTGCCATTACCCTTATAACCTTTTAGTCCTCACGAACAACCAGTGTGCCAAAAAGGTGCAATGAAAGTACCCTCTAATTACAGATTACAGTAAAAAAATCGATTTGAGGTTGATGTGTTACAGTAAAACAGTGAAGTATAGAACATAAAGGGAAAGAGACAAATAATACTAGTGAAGTGATTACCAAAATCTCAGCCATCCGTTCAAATTTGTCAACCAGCAAAGGCAAGTGATCCATCTTAAAATCGACCAATAAACTTGAGTTCTGAATACTCTTTTTTATTTCGGCAAATATGGCAGCTATTACCCTGAATAGAATCTGTCAAACATCATCATAATATTCACGGGTACATGAGAGAAAATGTACTAAAATTGGTAATGTTGAAGTAAAATGATTACCTCTTCTCCACATCACCAATAACGAGAAATCTGAAAATACTTTTTGTCAATTCATAGAAATCGTTGATCGCACAAAACATGTAGTTATCCTTCTTAATTCTCTGGAAGAGCTGTGCACTATTTCCAGTAAAATTTGCTGCCATATCAACTGATGTTGAAAACTGTCACGGAAGGAAGACAAGCATAACATTATACAAAGTTCTATGACACATTTTATAGATAGACAGAATACAGATGTAAGCCTGAGCGCAGAATAACATATTTTGCACTCCGGCTAGCACGAGTGAGCCAGGCTAGCCAACTAAACCCACCCTCCACGTGCGTTCCTGTTCTAGCTAGGAGAACTAACCCATCCACTGGGAATCCGCTCTTAATTGTGATTATAAAAACTAAGGAATATGTAGTAAAGTAGTAACTTGTAGTAAAAATCAAGCAATATATGGTTAAAAAAATTGTTTGTAGTAAAAGTAAAACTCAAACAATATGTAGTCAAAAAATTGTAGTAAAACTCCAGCATTATTTAGTAAAGTAATTAATTTGTAATGAAAATCAAGATATGTAGTCCAAAATTTGATATTAAGCTGTACAAATCTTGTAATCAACACCAGTTAATAATTACTTCACGATTTTCTATTATTTGTTTTTTCTCCTATCCCCAAAACATTACGACATTTCATGGTTGTTTTACTAACTTGCTTCTTcttgccccccccccaccccttccCCCCTCAATCTCCTTTTACAGGGTATGCTATGATTTTACTGTTGGCTCATATGATTTAATATCATACTAGGTTCAGGAGTGTGACATAAAGCGTTTTTAGTACATATATAATGATTTTACCTTTGGTTCACTATAGTTTTATCATTGAACTTAGGTTCCAGACCGTGAAATAAAGAGTTTTACTAGTTTTACTAGATAGGAACACTTTTACTATTAGTTCCATGCGATTTACAATCAAATTATGGCTCGGAGTGCACCGTAGAAGACTTTGCCACTTGTACTACATGGCACTAGTCTTTTACGGTCAAGCCTAGAGAAATGCTACATATTTCCAAAGTAGTGCAGAGTGTATTGCACTGAAATCATGATCTGTCATGTATAAATAACAGTTCCATATACCTTTTTGGCAACTAAAAACAAGGGCCAGCGAATAGAACCAGAACGATACTCTAGTGACATGGGCATTGTCATCAAATCCATCTCTCTGCAAAACCAATGAAATATGAAGGAGAAAGTAATCTGATGAAGCTTATGTCGCACTGGAATAACCAGAACGTACCTATTGCTTATTAAATCCTCCGAGCGGAAGCTATTTATTATCTGGTTCCAAACCAGAGCGAATTTTGTTGGGTCATGTCTTTCAGATTTACCCAAATCCTGAAAACAGTGTAATATGAGAAATAATAATAAGAAAAGCACCTTCAAGGTAAAGTGGACATGATCAGATTCAACCTTAAATATTTTCTTTTCCAAGAAACTAGGCAATATCCCTTTTTTCTCTTTTGGACTTGAGCGAGGAACAAGGCAAGCATTGAACACTTCTGGTAAGGTACAGAACCGACTTCTAACCATTCCCATTGTGCGAATCTAGGAGTAAGTATAGGAAATAAGAATCTGTAAACATCTGAAATAAACAGTCAAGAGTTTAGTGGCGCTTCACCTCACCTCACCGAGATGATGAACGATACCACACATACCACCGAAAATGGTACAGAATACAGAATACCAAATTTGTGTGTCCATGAAATAGACCTGTTGAAAATGCAACGAAATTAATTAGTTTATGAGCCATATGCAAATTAAATATTTGAGTTCATATGAGTTCTTACAAGAATTATAGGGGCCCATACAGCAAGAATTGCGCCAGCATTGCTCTTGACTGCAACAAAACAGATAGAATCGTCACTCTGTGTTCAGTGTTAATTATCAAACTCAGTACCCTATTGAGTAAAAAGGATGATTAATGGACAGGGGAAGATGAGATATGGGGGAAGACCTTGTGGAAAGAATTCATGCCACTCATATATATTCACATTGACCCTCATGATTTCTTTCGTAGGTTCCACAAGAGGCTTAATCTGCTCAAGTTATATTCAGAAAAAAATGTAGTAGGAGGAGAGGTTACACAAAATAAATGTAGAGATAAGAAACTAAGGCGTGCTTAAAAAAATAACAAACACTCAAGCAGAACTTCTCATGGTGTTACTATGTTCTATCATTAACATAACCTAAGACCATCGTACATGCATTATAAATTGTAACTGAGTTGGACCTACATACATGCATTTTCACTGATTTGAATAAATCTTGAGTCGCATTGCACTGCATAATAAAAATAAAAGGTGTGTAGATTCTATATTGATAGATATTCTTACCTCGAAGTAGTAGCTGAATAAAAATTTACTTGATAAAAGAACCGTCCAAAATGATGTATACCTGTTGAAACACAGAAATAATATTTAGCTCACATCAAATGGCCTCCAAAGTATGTGAATAATAATACACATATTTTACTTTAGTAAAGGTACTTGGCCTTCATGCATTCCTCTTCCAACATATGACGGGGCCTGCACACATCATTGGCAATATATCAGTACTTCATTAAGGTATAATGCCCATGCACGAGATCTGTAAGTCATGGTGCAGTACAAAAAGCTGATTAACAGCTCTATAGAaggaaaaatattttttttgggaAATTTAGGTTGACTCAAATGTTGGAAAATAAGATAGCATAACAATGTATTCCACTGAGATCAATTTCTGATATTAACTACAAAACGTAAACAAAAACAAGTTCTACTCTTGAGCAAGGTAAAAGATCATACCTGGCACCACCAGGATAATATATTGCAAATTCGCCAGGTAGATGTCTCTATATAGCTGCTTACAGCTGGAACGAAAAAGAGTGCCATCCCAATCACGTTGCTTGTCAGGTAAAATGCTACAGCTACCATATACTTTGACAGGCAGAACATTCCAAAAAAGTTTTTAGGACGTCTAGCAGAACAAGCCTTGTAATTTTGAGAACTGGAATAAAATATGGGCAGAATGATTGCCCATGTAACCGCAAGAGAGAGTTTTATGACAAATCTTAGTTTCTGGCTAGATCTCATTGTTCCCCTGGTTCTCCATGAAAATAAAATATCAAGGACCACTGCACAGAAACAATTAGACACATCACTGAAGAATGAAGACAGAACAATAGGAAGAAAGTTACATCAATGTGTTAGTACTAATTCGTCAGAATTTATGGTATAGATATGCACAAGCAAATTCCAAATTAACCTTGAAGAACTCGAAGTACAGCACTGGTTATGAAAATACTCAGAATATCCTCAAAAAAGATTGGATCTAGTAACTGAAGAGGGCTTTCCAATCCATGCCATGCTATTATTATCAGAATCTGGAAAGAGAACGTATGAGAAAATGGGTCAAAAGATCTGGCAGTGATTAAACAATATATAAATGTATCACTCCACAACCATTAATGTAAGAACTAAACCTGAAGCCCAAGCACAAGGAGTGTCCACAGCCTATCAAAGCTTCTGAAGATATGCCAAAAGGAACGAACCTCAACAAAATTTGTCTTTCCCAACCACCTCTGCTGAGATGTCACACTTATAGTTTGCTATATGCAATAGCAGGAAAATGGAGAACAAGAGCACATGTAAACAACTATTCAAAAATGAATGTACTGAAACATGCACATTTCTGTTAGTTGTGAATGTACATGAAAAGCTTAAATTGCATtatgttatggcgctgctagaaggagggtgcgagagggccggccggggaccttttgcccacggccgggcaagatggaagggatttccttcttaattcttgctttattagattgatacatctccccTCTTTATGTAGAGAGGTCTGGGGAAGCGGTAATGGCgacggcgggaacttgatctgGTGGATCGGGACTCCCACCGACGCGGTCGATGCGGGGccggagctgaccggcggtggctgctgcagcgGAGCGCCGGGCGCAGCGGAGGCCGCCAGGAGGGGCGGCTGCCACTGTAGCCAGGGCGGGacggtggtggcggtggatggcagctgcagcggcccggcgagcgcggcgagGATGCCCtggggcagcggcagcggctgctgcggcaGAGCGCcaggcgcggcggaggccgccaggagcggcggctgccattgcagccagggcggggcggtggatggcagctgcagcggtccggcgagcgcggcggaggccgcctggtgcagcggctgccatggcagccacagcagcgcggtggcggcgatgggcggcgcagccgggtgcggcctgtaggacccggccaagaacaggtggatctcctggaccgcctgaGTGAGGTCCCACAGCGCTCCGGACACTTCCTCCAGGGTGAGGACGGCAGGGGCGGGCGAGACGAAGGATC
This window contains:
- the LOC780671 gene encoding putative callose synthase 8 isoform X2, which produces MEPEIVEVEPLRYAPAPQWRAPPPPPPLPPPPMTASSSASAAEASASASAVTAALQFDSEKLPQTLVLEIRPFLRVANQIEAESPRVAYLCRFHAFEKAHMLDPRSTGRGVRQFKTTLLQRLEQDEKSTFSKRKERNDAREIKSFYEKKKQANAHQLMPVLGEVLKAVLIGTGLESLVASEDFGDKSGFRYNIIPLHPRSSQQPIMLLQEIKVAVSAVFNVRSLPLANVKGEKSQTDIFRWLQSWFGFQKGNVANQREHLILLLANMHARLNPKSSSAPMLDERAVEELLAKTFESYLTWCKFLGRKSNIWLPSVKQEIQQHKLLYISLYLLIWGEASNLRLMPECLCYIFHHMSYELYGVLSGAVSLITGEKVRPAYGGEDESFLNKVVAPIYDEIYAEALKNKNGVSDHSTWRNYDDLNEFFWSADCFKLGWPMRLNNDFFFTSTKNKKSHETKIQNSQLPRGSSSAQNIVNTEVPDQSQQQTISVTSQQRWLGKTNFVEVRSFWHIFRSFDRLWTLLVLGLQILIIIAWHGLESPLQLLDPIFFEDILSIFITSAVLRVLQVVLDILFSWRTRGTMRSSQKLRFVIKLSLAVTWAIILPIFYSSSQNYKACSARRPKNFFGMFCLSKYMVAVAFYLTSNVIGMALFFVPAVSSYIETSTWRICNILSWWCQAPSYVGRGMHEGQVPLLKYTSFWTVLLSSKFLFSYYFEIKPLVEPTKEIMRVNVNIYEWHEFFPQVKSNAGAILAVWAPIILVYFMDTQIWYSVFCTIFGGMCGIVHHLGEIRTMGMVRSRFCTLPEVFNACLVPRSSPKEKKGILPSFLEKKIFKDLGKSERHDPTKFALVWNQIINSFRSEDLISNREMDLMTMPMSLEYRSGSIRWPLFLVAKKFSTSVDMAANFTGNSAQLFQRIKKDNYMFCAINDFYELTKSIFRFLVIGDVEKRVIAAIFAEIKKSIQNSSLLVDFKMDHLPLLVDKFERMAEILYSNKQSLQYEVTILLQDIIDTLIQDMLVDAQSVLDQINSSETLISDNDGAFNYYKPELFASISSISKIRFPFPASGPLKEQVKRLYLLLNTKEKAAEVPSNSEARRRISFFATSLFMDMPAAPKVRSMLSFSIVTPYFMEEVKFSDEELHSDQDEASILSYMQKIYPDEWTNFLERLGTNVKSEDIRYWASFRGQTLSRTVRGMMYYRKALRLQAFLDRTNDQELYKGPVGTEREQNKRNIHQSLSTELDALADMKFSYVISCQKFGEQKSNGDVHAQDIIDLMARYPALRVAYIEEKEIIVDNMPHKVYSSVLIKAENNLDQEIYRIKLPGPPIIGEGKPENQNHAIIFTRGEALQTIDMNQDNYLEEAYKMRNVLQEFVRHPRDQTPTILGLREHIFTGSVSSLAGFMSYQETSFVTIGQRFLADPLRVRFHYGHPDIFDRMFHLTRGGISKASKTINLSEDVFAGYNSILRRGHITYNEYIQVGKGRDVGLNQISKFEAKVANGNSEQTLSRDIYRLARRFDFFRMLSCYFTTVGFYFNSLISVVGVYVFLYGQLYLVLSGLQSALLIKAHHQNMKSLETALASQSFLQLGLLTGLPMVMELGLEKGFRAALSDFILMQLQVASVFFTFSLGTKAHYYGRTILHGGAKYRPTGRKFVVFHASFTENYQLYSRSHFVKAFELIFLLIIYHLFRKSDGKFHVMVTYSTWFMAMTWLFAPFLFNPAGFAWHKIVDDWSDWNRWMMNQGGIGVQPEKSWESWWNAENAHLRYSVLSSRIIEVLLCLRFFVYQYGLVYHLKISHDNKNFLVYLLSWVVIIAVVGLVKLVNCASRQLSSKHQLIFRFIKLLTFLAVVTSFILLSCLCKLSIMDLIVCCLAFIPTGWGLLLIVQVLRPKIEYYAIWEPIQVIAHAYDYGMGTLLFFPIAVLAWMPIISAIQTRVLFNRAFSRQLQIQPFIIGKTKRR
- the LOC780671 gene encoding putative callose synthase 8 isoform X1 produces the protein MEPEIVEVEPLRYAPAPQWRAPPPPPPLPPPPMTASSSASAAEASASASAVTAALQFDSEKLPQTLVLEIRPFLRVANQIEAESPRVAYLCRFHAFEKAHMLDPRSTGRGVRQFKTTLLQRLEQDEKSTFSKRKERNDAREIKSFYEKKKQANAHQLMPVLGEVLKAVLIGTGLESLVASEDFGDKSGFRYNIIPLHPRSSQQPIMLLQEIKVAVSAVFNVRSLPLANVKGEKSQTDIFRWLQSWFGFQKGNVANQREHLILLLANMHARLNPKSSSAPMLDERAVEELLAKTFESYLTWCKFLGRKSNIWLPSVKQEIQQHKLLYISLYLLIWGEASNLRLMPECLCYIFHHMSYELYGVLSGAVSLITGEKVRPAYGGEDESFLNKVVAPIYDEIYAEALKNKNGVSDHSTWRNYDDLNEFFWSADCFKLGWPMRLNNDFFFTSTKNKKSHETKIQNSQLPRGSSSAQNIVNTEVPDQSQQVVNIRTRPFHNMQTISVTSQQRWLGKTNFVEVRSFWHIFRSFDRLWTLLVLGLQILIIIAWHGLESPLQLLDPIFFEDILSIFITSAVLRVLQVVLDILFSWRTRGTMRSSQKLRFVIKLSLAVTWAIILPIFYSSSQNYKACSARRPKNFFGMFCLSKYMVAVAFYLTSNVIGMALFFVPAVSSYIETSTWRICNILSWWCQAPSYVGRGMHEGQVPLLKYTSFWTVLLSSKFLFSYYFEIKPLVEPTKEIMRVNVNIYEWHEFFPQVKSNAGAILAVWAPIILVYFMDTQIWYSVFCTIFGGMCGIVHHLGEIRTMGMVRSRFCTLPEVFNACLVPRSSPKEKKGILPSFLEKKIFKDLGKSERHDPTKFALVWNQIINSFRSEDLISNREMDLMTMPMSLEYRSGSIRWPLFLVAKKFSTSVDMAANFTGNSAQLFQRIKKDNYMFCAINDFYELTKSIFRFLVIGDVEKRVIAAIFAEIKKSIQNSSLLVDFKMDHLPLLVDKFERMAEILYSNKQSLQYEVTILLQDIIDTLIQDMLVDAQSVLDQINSSETLISDNDGAFNYYKPELFASISSISKIRFPFPASGPLKEQVKRLYLLLNTKEKAAEVPSNSEARRRISFFATSLFMDMPAAPKVRSMLSFSIVTPYFMEEVKFSDEELHSDQDEASILSYMQKIYPDEWTNFLERLGTNVKSEDIRYWASFRGQTLSRTVRGMMYYRKALRLQAFLDRTNDQELYKGPVGTEREQNKRNIHQSLSTELDALADMKFSYVISCQKFGEQKSNGDVHAQDIIDLMARYPALRVAYIEEKEIIVDNMPHKVYSSVLIKAENNLDQEIYRIKLPGPPIIGEGKPENQNHAIIFTRGEALQTIDMNQDNYLEEAYKMRNVLQEFVRHPRDQTPTILGLREHIFTGSVSSLAGFMSYQETSFVTIGQRFLADPLRVRFHYGHPDIFDRMFHLTRGGISKASKTINLSEDVFAGYNSILRRGHITYNEYIQVGKGRDVGLNQISKFEAKVANGNSEQTLSRDIYRLARRFDFFRMLSCYFTTVGFYFNSLISVVGVYVFLYGQLYLVLSGLQSALLIKAHHQNMKSLETALASQSFLQLGLLTGLPMVMELGLEKGFRAALSDFILMQLQVASVFFTFSLGTKAHYYGRTILHGGAKYRPTGRKFVVFHASFTENYQLYSRSHFVKAFELIFLLIIYHLFRKSDGKFHVMVTYSTWFMAMTWLFAPFLFNPAGFAWHKIVDDWSDWNRWMMNQGGIGVQPEKSWESWWNAENAHLRYSVLSSRIIEVLLCLRFFVYQYGLVYHLKISHDNKNFLVYLLSWVVIIAVVGLVKLVNCASRQLSSKHQLIFRFIKLLTFLAVVTSFILLSCLCKLSIMDLIVCCLAFIPTGWGLLLIVQVLRPKIEYYAIWEPIQVIAHAYDYGMGTLLFFPIAVLAWMPIISAIQTRVLFNRAFSRQLQIQPFIIGKTKRR
- the LOC780671 gene encoding putative callose synthase 8 isoform X3, yielding MLESQSGSLSTRVDFYHFTGRFHAFEKAHMLDPRSTGRGVRQFKTTLLQRLEQDEKSTFSKRKERNDAREIKSFYEKKKQANAHQLMPVLGEVLKAVLIGTGLESLVASEDFGDKSGFRYNIIPLHPRSSQQPIMLLQEIKVAVSAVFNVRSLPLANVKGEKSQTDIFRWLQSWFGFQKGNVANQREHLILLLANMHARLNPKSSSAPMLDERAVEELLAKTFESYLTWCKFLGRKSNIWLPSVKQEIQQHKLLYISLYLLIWGEASNLRLMPECLCYIFHHMSYELYGVLSGAVSLITGEKVRPAYGGEDESFLNKVVAPIYDEIYAEALKNKNGVSDHSTWRNYDDLNEFFWSADCFKLGWPMRLNNDFFFTSTKNKKSHETKIQNSQLPRGSSSAQNIVNTEVPDQSQQVVNIRTRPFHNMQTISVTSQQRWLGKTNFVEVRSFWHIFRSFDRLWTLLVLGLQILIIIAWHGLESPLQLLDPIFFEDILSIFITSAVLRVLQVVLDILFSWRTRGTMRSSQKLRFVIKLSLAVTWAIILPIFYSSSQNYKACSARRPKNFFGMFCLSKYMVAVAFYLTSNVIGMALFFVPAVSSYIETSTWRICNILSWWCQAPSYVGRGMHEGQVPLLKYTSFWTVLLSSKFLFSYYFEIKPLVEPTKEIMRVNVNIYEWHEFFPQVKSNAGAILAVWAPIILVYFMDTQIWYSVFCTIFGGMCGIVHHLGEIRTMGMVRSRFCTLPEVFNACLVPRSSPKEKKGILPSFLEKKIFKDLGKSERHDPTKFALVWNQIINSFRSEDLISNREMDLMTMPMSLEYRSGSIRWPLFLVAKKFSTSVDMAANFTGNSAQLFQRIKKDNYMFCAINDFYELTKSIFRFLVIGDVEKRVIAAIFAEIKKSIQNSSLLVDFKMDHLPLLVDKFERMAEILYSNKQSLQYEVTILLQDIIDTLIQDMLVDAQSVLDQINSSETLISDNDGAFNYYKPELFASISSISKIRFPFPASGPLKEQVKRLYLLLNTKEKAAEVPSNSEARRRISFFATSLFMDMPAAPKVRSMLSFSIVTPYFMEEVKFSDEELHSDQDEASILSYMQKIYPDEWTNFLERLGTNVKSEDIRYWASFRGQTLSRTVRGMMYYRKALRLQAFLDRTNDQELYKGPVGTEREQNKRNIHQSLSTELDALADMKFSYVISCQKFGEQKSNGDVHAQDIIDLMARYPALRVAYIEEKEIIVDNMPHKVYSSVLIKAENNLDQEIYRIKLPGPPIIGEGKPENQNHAIIFTRGEALQTIDMNQDNYLEEAYKMRNVLQEFVRHPRDQTPTILGLREHIFTGSVSSLAGFMSYQETSFVTIGQRFLADPLRVRFHYGHPDIFDRMFHLTRGGISKASKTINLSEDVFAGYNSILRRGHITYNEYIQVGKGRDVGLNQISKFEAKVANGNSEQTLSRDIYRLARRFDFFRMLSCYFTTVGFYFNSLISVVGVYVFLYGQLYLVLSGLQSALLIKAHHQNMKSLETALASQSFLQLGLLTGLPMVMELGLEKGFRAALSDFILMQLQVASVFFTFSLGTKAHYYGRTILHGGAKYRPTGRKFVVFHASFTENYQLYSRSHFVKAFELIFLLIIYHLFRKSDGKFHVMVTYSTWFMAMTWLFAPFLFNPAGFAWHKIVDDWSDWNRWMMNQGGIGVQPEKSWESWWNAENAHLRYSVLSSRIIEVLLCLRFFVYQYGLVYHLKISHDNKNFLVYLLSWVVIIAVVGLVKLVNCASRQLSSKHQLIFRFIKLLTFLAVVTSFILLSCLCKLSIMDLIVCCLAFIPTGWGLLLIVQVLRPKIEYYAIWEPIQVIAHAYDYGMGTLLFFPIAVLAWMPIISAIQTRVLFNRAFSRQLQIQPFIIGKTKRR